One genomic segment of Gallaecimonas xiamenensis 3-C-1 includes these proteins:
- a CDS encoding LysR family transcriptional regulator yields the protein MINPQWLRSFATLAAEGTFTRSAEVLDLTQAAVSQHIKHLENQLGPLLVRHPRRVELTPAGLALLDYHQAMVQADALLAHRLADDPAASGELTLISPGSIGLYLYPKLLDWQQQHPGCHIHYRFAPDTEVLAAVLDNRFELGLVTQKPDSPQVAARLFAEEPLELVLPKGVTVSDWQGLKALGFIDHPDGKAMATRLLARAFPGSPGPAALPCHGFINQISLILEPVARGLGFTVLPRFARQAFPRQEHIQVMPLSAQVTDKLWLIHRAQWPLSKRAQQVLAALGLPLAAHQDAP from the coding sequence ATGATTAATCCCCAATGGCTCCGCTCCTTCGCCACCCTGGCGGCCGAGGGCACCTTTACCCGCAGCGCAGAAGTGCTGGATCTCACCCAAGCCGCCGTCAGCCAGCATATCAAGCACCTGGAAAACCAACTAGGGCCACTCTTGGTGCGCCACCCGCGCCGGGTAGAGCTGACCCCGGCCGGCCTTGCGCTCCTTGATTACCACCAGGCCATGGTGCAGGCCGACGCCCTCTTGGCCCACCGCCTGGCGGACGACCCGGCAGCCAGCGGCGAGCTGACATTGATAAGCCCCGGCAGCATTGGCCTTTATCTCTACCCAAAACTCTTGGACTGGCAACAGCAGCACCCCGGCTGCCATATCCACTACCGCTTCGCCCCCGATACCGAGGTGCTGGCCGCCGTGCTGGACAACCGCTTCGAGCTGGGCCTGGTGACCCAAAAGCCCGATAGCCCACAAGTCGCGGCCCGCCTTTTTGCCGAAGAACCCCTGGAGCTGGTATTACCCAAGGGCGTAACCGTCAGCGATTGGCAGGGGCTAAAGGCCCTTGGTTTTATCGACCACCCCGACGGTAAAGCCATGGCCACCCGGCTGCTGGCAAGGGCCTTTCCCGGTAGCCCAGGCCCCGCCGCCCTGCCCTGTCATGGTTTTATCAACCAGATAAGCCTTATCCTCGAGCCGGTAGCCAGAGGCCTTGGCTTTACCGTGCTGCCCCGCTTTGCCCGCCAAGCCTTTCCCCGCCAAGAGCACATTCAGGTGATGCCCCTTAGCGCCCAGGTAACAGACAAGCTCTGGCTTATCCACCGCGCCCAGTGGCCGCTCTCAAAAAGGGCCCAACAGGTGTTGGCGGCCCTAGGGCTGCCCTTAGCAGCCCACCAAGATGCCCCCTGA
- a CDS encoding lactoylglutathione lyase family protein codes for MQTYPRSFSHIGLSVTDLDAAVKFYTEVLGWYLIMPPTTITEDDSAIGVMCTDVFGAGWQSFRIAHLSTGDRIGVEIFEFRGAEKPQNNFEYWKTGVFHFCVQDPDVEGLAAKIVAAGGKQRMPVREYFPGEKPYRMVYMEDPFGNILEIYSHSYELTYSAGAYQ; via the coding sequence ATGCAAACCTATCCACGCAGCTTTTCCCATATTGGCCTGTCGGTGACAGACCTCGACGCCGCCGTGAAGTTTTACACCGAGGTGCTGGGCTGGTACCTCATCATGCCCCCCACCACCATCACTGAAGACGACAGCGCCATTGGTGTGATGTGCACCGACGTGTTCGGCGCCGGCTGGCAGTCTTTTCGCATTGCCCACTTGTCCACCGGCGATCGCATCGGGGTGGAGATCTTCGAATTCCGGGGCGCCGAGAAGCCGCAAAACAACTTCGAGTACTGGAAAACCGGGGTCTTTCACTTTTGCGTGCAAGACCCGGACGTAGAAGGTCTGGCCGCCAAGATTGTCGCCGCCGGCGGCAAGCAGCGCATGCCGGTGCGCGAATACTTCCCCGGCGAAAAGCCCTACCGCATGGTGTACATGGAAGACCCCTTCGGCAATATCCTCGAGATCTACAGCCACAGCTACGAACTTACCTATAGCGCCGGGGCTTATCAGTAA
- a CDS encoding LuxR C-terminal-related transcriptional regulator — translation MDLSQDAASVLIVHPSPLLREALQSYIESKGPLRVAGVSDSLEALAMAEHCRPQLVLLALASEDDLSLLSALVALPWSPRVLLLCKALGEPVRAAIRLGASGVLSEDDSGSQLLKALGCVLNGELWVDRALTASLLRDLRKPPTEPSPVGLSPRERQIVALVAQGMSTGRLADQLHISEKTVRNHLSSIYDKLQVADRVELALYALKQGINKI, via the coding sequence ATGGACCTTAGCCAAGACGCTGCCTCTGTGCTTATCGTCCACCCCAGCCCCTTGTTGCGAGAAGCCCTGCAAAGCTATATCGAGTCCAAGGGGCCGCTGCGGGTGGCTGGGGTCAGTGACAGCCTTGAGGCCCTGGCCATGGCGGAACATTGCCGGCCACAGCTGGTGCTGTTGGCCCTGGCAAGCGAAGACGATCTGTCATTGCTGTCGGCCCTGGTGGCTTTGCCCTGGTCGCCCCGGGTGCTGCTGCTTTGCAAGGCCCTTGGGGAGCCGGTGCGGGCCGCCATCCGCCTGGGGGCCAGCGGGGTGCTCAGCGAAGACGACAGCGGCAGCCAGCTACTCAAGGCCCTTGGCTGTGTCCTTAACGGCGAGCTGTGGGTGGACAGGGCCCTGACCGCCAGCCTGCTTCGGGATCTGCGTAAGCCCCCAACCGAACCCAGCCCGGTGGGCCTGTCGCCACGGGAGCGCCAAATCGTGGCCCTGGTGGCCCAGGGCATGAGCACAGGGCGCCTGGCCGACCAGCTCCACATCAGTGAAAAAACCGTGCGAAATCACCTTTCTTCCATCTACGACAAGCTCCAGGTCGCCGACCGGGTCGAGCTTGCCCTCTACGCCCTCAAGCAAGGCATCAATAAAATTTGA